The genomic window GAAGGCGGCTTCGCGCCGAACCTGGGCTCCAACGAAGAAGCGATTACGACGATCCTGGCCGCGATCGAGCGCGCGGGCTACAAACCGGGCGTAGACGTCTTCCTGGGCATGGACGTCGCTTCGACCGAATTCTACAAAGACGGCAAATACGTGCTTGAAGGCGAAGGCAAATCGTTTACCTCTGCCGAGTGGGTGGACTTCCTGGCGGCATGGGTCGAGAAGTATCCGATCATCTCGATCGAAGACGGCTGCTCCGAGGACGACTGGGAAGGCTGGAAGCTGCTGACCGACAAACTGGGCGGCAAAGTCCAACTCGTCGGCGACGACCTGTTCGTCACGAACACCGAACGTCTGTCCAGCGGCATCGAGAAAGGCATCGGCAACTCGATCCTCGTTAAAGTCAACCAAATCGGCACGCTGACCGAGACGTTCGACGCGATCGAGATGGCGAAACGCGCCGGCTACACGGCTGTTATCTCGCACCGTTCCGGCGAGTCCGAAGACTCCACGATCGCCGATATTGCCGTGGCGACGAACGCCGGCCAGATCAAAACGGGCGCGCCTTCCCGTACGGACCGCGTAGCGAAGTACAACCAACTGCTCCGCATCGAGGATCAACTGGGCTCCGTCGCGCAATACGGCGGCAAATCTGCGTTCTACAACCTGAAAAACCTGAAATAATCAAGCTGCGGCCGGCGCCGCGGCAAGAAAATACAGCCGTTTCCGAAACAATCGCCGCATACGCGCGTATGGTAGAGGAAACGGCTGAACGGAGGGATCCGCATGAGGCAATGGCTGATGACGATCTTTTGCTTGGTCGCGTCGGTGCTGTTGACCCGGTGGGTCCCTTTTTCCGATGATTTCCGCAATGTTTCCACGCTGGTGCATGAATTCGGCCACGCGGCCGCAACGCTGCTCACGCAGGGCGACGTGCAATACATCCATCTATTCGCCGACCACAGCGGCGTCACGCTGTCGAGCATAACGAAGTCGTGGAGCGGGGTCCCGGTTGCGATCGCGGGATATACGACGGCGTCGCTGTTCAGCGTGCTGCTGTTCTACTGGTGGCGGACGGGGCGTCAACGAGAAGGGCTTGTGCTGATGGGGGCGCTTGCGGCGTTTTCTTTGGCGCTGTTCGTGCGCAACGAGTACGGCATGATATGGACGGCCGGATTTTTAACGGTGACCGTAATCGCGGGGCTGCTGGGGCGCTGGGTGAGCCGGGCGTATTATCTCGTGATCGCCTTCCTGTGCCTGGAGGAATCGGTATTCGGGGCGCTGACCGTCTGGATAGCGGCGGTGAAGACGCCGAAGCAGGCCGGCGACGCGACGCTGCTGGCGGAGATGACGGGCGTGCCCGCGCCTTGGTGGGGCTTCGGCCTGACGGTATTCGCCCTGCTGTGCGCGAGGTCGGCGATCGTCCAGTTCGTCGGCCGGCGCAAGCATGCCAAGCCGCGGGCAGACCGATCCGCCATCCGCTGACAGCGAGCCGGATGAGGGCCGCTTCGCCGGCCGGCGGCAAGCGCGCCGGGGCGCGCGTCAACCCGGAAGCAGGGCGAGCGATCCGCGCAGAAGCATAACGGCGGCGACGCCGGCGATCACCGTCCAGAGCAGGCTGCGCGTGCGGATGGCGATCAGGAACGTCGGGATGGCGGCCAGCCATTCGATATGGTTTTCCAGCGTCCAGGGGTCCTCCCGCACGAACAAGGCTTGTCCGATCAGCGCGGCCATGACCGCAATCGGCACATAATGCAGCCAGCGGACGGCCCAATGCGGCAGCTCGATCCGGCTGAGCAGCATAAGCGGCAGCACCCGGGGAATAAACGTGACAACCGCCGCGCCCAGGATAATCAGCAGGACATCCCACCGAATAGTTAACGTTTCCATCGTTCGATCACCACCCCGATTGCGGAAGCCGTTACGGTCGCGGCAATGACGCCCCAACTGCCGCCGAGGGAGAGGGAGACGGCAATCGCGATCAGCGCCGCCAGCACGGCGACCGCGCTGTCCATCGCCACTTGCTTGCGGCTGACCGTCATCAGCACGAGCAGGCCGATAAACATCGCCGGCAAGGCGTAATCAAGCCCGAAGCGCTCCGGATCGGTTATCCACCGGCCGAGGTAGGCGCCGGCCAGATTGGCGAACAGCCAGTTCAGGTAAGCGGCCACATTCAAACCGTGCATCCAGCGTTCGCTCAGACGGGGCTGAACCAGCGCTTTATTCATCGCGACGCCGAACGTCTCGTCCGTCAGCAGCGCGCCGATGCCCATGTTGCGCAGCGGGGACAAGTGCCGCAAATAAGGCGACAGCGCCGCGCTGAGCAGCAAATGGCGGAGGTTAACGAAGAAAATCGTAATCACGATAACCGACGGGGGACTGCTGGCGATCATGCCGGCGGCGATAAATTGCGCCGAGCCTGCGTACAGGAGCAGCGAGAGCAAGGCGATCTCCGCCACGCTGAGTCCCGCCGTCTGTTCGATGACGCCGGCGGCAAAGCCGATGCTCCAATAGCCTAACAGCGTGGGGATACAGTCTTTGACGCCCTGGAGGAACGTGTCCTCCGACTCCGCTTCGATTCGCGGATTTAACCGAATTTGTTCCTCGTGCATGGGGGACCACCTTTAACACTTACAGCCGTTCGTTGGCACTCTCAATCTAATACTATCATACTCGGCGTTAAAAAAGAAAAATTGCGACACCGTCCGCTCCTTCGATGCCGGAAAAACCGAATCGGCTGTCCGCCCTCCGAAGGGGGAGCCGGCAAGACCGTCTCCGGATGCTTGACCCGAGCCTGCCGGGCCCGTTGCTCTCGGAGCCGAGCTGTGATATAATCGAAATACTGTCTGTGCAAATGGAACCGTGGATGCAGGAGGTTAACCCATGGAATTGTTGTTTAAGGTACTGCTCGTTATCGTTTCGATAGCCATAATCTTGGTCGTACTGCTTCAGCAAGGCAAGAGCGCAGGCCTCGCAGGTTCAATCTCCGGCGGAGCGGAGCATCTGTTCGGCAAGCAAAAGGCGCGTGGTCTGGAGCTGGTGCTGCAGCGCGTCACGATCGGATTGGCCGCGGCGTTTTTTATTCTGGCGGTCATCGTCGGATATATCGTCTAAGAGCGGGTCATACTACGAATGAACAAACAGCAGGGGGAACGGTGCCTTGCTGTTTTTTTATTCAGAGACAGACAGGCGGGCGATCGACATGGAACGGGTATACGGCAGTCCCGAGCCTTTTTTTCTGCCGGGTTCCGGCGAACGGGAAGCGACGGCGGTGCTGCTGATCCACGGTTTTACCGGCACGCCCTCGGAGCTCCGCCGGCTCGGCTACCACCTGAACGATATGAGATACACGGTGCAGGGCATTTTGCTTCCCGGCCACGGCACCACGCCGAAGGACATGCTCCGGACGGGCTGGAGCGATTGGTGGAAGCATGCGCTGGACAGCTACGACGGATTAAAGCGGCAAGGCTACGAGCGGGTTTTCGTCGCCGGCCATTCCATGGGGGGACTGCTGGCGCTCAAGCTTGCGGCGGAACGGCAGGTCGACGGAGTCGTGCCTATGGCGGCCCCCGTGTTTCTGACGAGCCGCAAACCGGCTTTGGCCGTCCTGCTTCAATATTTGGTGCGGTATATCGAGAAGCGGCCGCCTTCCATTCCAGAGATCGCCAGCGAATCTTGCGCGTACACGAAAACGCCCGTCAAATGCGTCGTCAGCCTGCAAAAGCTGATGAAGCGGGTCCGGGCCACGCTGCCGCTTGTGTCGGCGCCGGCTTTGGTGGTTCAAGGGGAGCGGGACAGCATGGTGCTTCCCAAAAGCGCCAGCTACATATTCGAACGGATCGGTTCGACGTTCAAGGAGATGCGTTGGTATCCGCTTTCGTCGCACGGCTTGCTGTTGGATCGGGAGCGGGAACAAGTGTACCGGGATGTCGGCGGATTTGTGGAAAAGGTTGCCGCGTTGCCCCGGCCGAACCGGATGGCTCCGTCGTAAGGTAATGTAAGAGCAAATTGCGGCATACTACAGGCAACAGGGGAAAGCAGGTGTCCGGTATGATAACCGAGCAACAATTACTTGAATTTATGCGGGAAAAAGCGTACAAGCCGATGACGTATCAGGAACTCAGCCAATATTTCGAAGCGGAGGACTCGGAGTCGTTCCGCGAGTTTCTGCGTATGTTGAACAGGCTCGAGGAGCGGGGAGAAATCCTGCGTACGCGGTCGGACCGCTACGGCGTGCCGGAACGGATGAATCTGATCCGGGGAACGCTGCAAGTCACCGCCAAAGGCTACGGGTTTCTGATCCCCGAGGATCGGGAACAACCCGACGTCTATCTGCATGCGAACGACTTGAACGGCGCCATGCACGGCGACACGATCCTTGTACGGCCGGTTTCCCGAGGGATCGGCGGCGGCCGGCTGGAAGGCGAGGTCGTCCGCGTCGTCAAGCGCAAGCATACGCAGCTTGTCGGCACGTTCCAGAGCTTCGACAGCTACGGCCTCGTGCTGCCGGACGAGAAGCGGATCGGCCGGGATATTTTTATCCCGAAGGAATCGTTCAACGGAGCGGTGGACGGACAAAAGGTCGTCGTGCGGATCGTGCACTATCCGGAGGGGCGCTCTTCGGCGGAAGGCGAAATTATCGAGATCCTCGGGCATAAAAACGACCCTGGCGTCGATATTTTGTCCATCATCCGCAAATACCAACTGCCCGAAGGCTTCCCGGAGGAAGTGATGGCGGAAGCGATGGCCGTGCCGGACGAGATCTCGCCGGAGGATCTGAAGGGACGGAGAGACCTGCGGGACAAGACGATCGTCACGATCGACGGCGAAGACGCCAAAGACCTGGACGACGCCGTCTGCGTCGAGGAGCTGCCGGGCGGGCTGCTGCGGCTGTACGTGTCGATTGCGGATGTCGGCTATTACGTGAAGGAAGGCTCGGCGCTCGACCGGGAAGCGTACGAACGCGGCTGCAGCGTCTACCTCGTCGACCGCGTCATTCCGATGCTGCCGCACCGGCTGTCCAACGGGATCTGCAGCTTGAATCCGCGGGTCGACCGTTTGACGCTGACTTGCGAGATGACGTTCGACGAGGATACGCGGCTCGTGTCCCATGATATTTACCCCAGCGTGATCCGAACCGTGGAGCGGATGACTTACACGAACGTGCGGAAGGTGCTGACGGAGGAAGATCCCGAAGTGACGGAGCGTTACGCGCCGCTGATCGAGGATTTCCGGAGGATGGAACGGCTGGCCAAACGTCTGCGCCGGCGCCGCATGGAGCGGGGAGCGATCGACTTTGATTTCGCGGAAGCCAAAGTCATCGTGGACGAGCAGGGGAAGCCTGTCGATATCGTCAAGCGGGAGCGGACGATCGCTGAATCCATCATCGAAGAGTTCATGCTGGCGGCGAACGAGACGGTGGCGGAGCACTTCCACTGGCTGAAGGTGCCCTTCCTGTACCGGATTCACGAGGAGCCGGACGGCGAGAAGCTGATGAACTTCATGCAGTTTATCGGCAATTTCGGCTATACGGTTCGCAGCAAAGGAAACACGGTACATCCGCGGGCGCTGCAGAAGATTCTGGAGGAGATCAAGGGGACGAGAGAGGAGACGGTGATCAGCACCGTCATGCTGCGGTCCATGAAGCAGGCGAAG from Paenibacillus thermoaerophilus includes these protein-coding regions:
- the rnr gene encoding ribonuclease R is translated as MITEQQLLEFMREKAYKPMTYQELSQYFEAEDSESFREFLRMLNRLEERGEILRTRSDRYGVPERMNLIRGTLQVTAKGYGFLIPEDREQPDVYLHANDLNGAMHGDTILVRPVSRGIGGGRLEGEVVRVVKRKHTQLVGTFQSFDSYGLVLPDEKRIGRDIFIPKESFNGAVDGQKVVVRIVHYPEGRSSAEGEIIEILGHKNDPGVDILSIIRKYQLPEGFPEEVMAEAMAVPDEISPEDLKGRRDLRDKTIVTIDGEDAKDLDDAVCVEELPGGLLRLYVSIADVGYYVKEGSALDREAYERGCSVYLVDRVIPMLPHRLSNGICSLNPRVDRLTLTCEMTFDEDTRLVSHDIYPSVIRTVERMTYTNVRKVLTEEDPEVTERYAPLIEDFRRMERLAKRLRRRRMERGAIDFDFAEAKVIVDEQGKPVDIVKRERTIAESIIEEFMLAANETVAEHFHWLKVPFLYRIHEEPDGEKLMNFMQFIGNFGYTVRSKGNTVHPRALQKILEEIKGTREETVISTVMLRSMKQAKYDAVSLGHFGLAAEFYSHFTSPIRRYPDLVIHRIIREVLEHGALSEQRHEALAARMPDIARQSSERERIAAEAERDTEQMKKAEFMADKIGEEYEGIISSVTNFGIFVELPNTVNGMIRLSDLTDDYYHFHEQHHALIGERTSKVYRIGDEVRVRVVRVNMDEYTIDFELLEQKSRTEKVSLVDVAKGKRPGGEDREGVGRGGGRRGKGKGGTGGPHHRDRYPGGESGPYGGEGKKRRKGGKGGHPGAGKRGGKGGKPGGISAFVRKKKK
- a CDS encoding alpha/beta hydrolase produces the protein MERVYGSPEPFFLPGSGEREATAVLLIHGFTGTPSELRRLGYHLNDMRYTVQGILLPGHGTTPKDMLRTGWSDWWKHALDSYDGLKRQGYERVFVAGHSMGGLLALKLAAERQVDGVVPMAAPVFLTSRKPALAVLLQYLVRYIEKRPPSIPEIASESCAYTKTPVKCVVSLQKLMKRVRATLPLVSAPALVVQGERDSMVLPKSASYIFERIGSTFKEMRWYPLSSHGLLLDREREQVYRDVGGFVEKVAALPRPNRMAPS
- a CDS encoding M50 family metallopeptidase — its product is MRQWLMTIFCLVASVLLTRWVPFSDDFRNVSTLVHEFGHAAATLLTQGDVQYIHLFADHSGVTLSSITKSWSGVPVAIAGYTTASLFSVLLFYWWRTGRQREGLVLMGALAAFSLALFVRNEYGMIWTAGFLTVTVIAGLLGRWVSRAYYLVIAFLCLEESVFGALTVWIAAVKTPKQAGDATLLAEMTGVPAPWWGFGLTVFALLCARSAIVQFVGRRKHAKPRADRSAIR
- a CDS encoding AzlC family ABC transporter permease; this translates as MHEEQIRLNPRIEAESEDTFLQGVKDCIPTLLGYWSIGFAAGVIEQTAGLSVAEIALLSLLLYAGSAQFIAAGMIASSPPSVIVITIFFVNLRHLLLSAALSPYLRHLSPLRNMGIGALLTDETFGVAMNKALVQPRLSERWMHGLNVAAYLNWLFANLAGAYLGRWITDPERFGLDYALPAMFIGLLVLMTVSRKQVAMDSAVAVLAALIAIAVSLSLGGSWGVIAATVTASAIGVVIERWKR
- a CDS encoding AzlD domain-containing protein yields the protein METLTIRWDVLLIILGAAVVTFIPRVLPLMLLSRIELPHWAVRWLHYVPIAVMAALIGQALFVREDPWTLENHIEWLAAIPTFLIAIRTRSLLWTVIAGVAAVMLLRGSLALLPG
- the eno gene encoding phosphopyruvate hydratase, producing MTTIADVYAREVLDSRGNPTVEVEVKLESGFIGRAIVPSGASTGAYEAVELRDGDKSRYLGKGVLKAVANVNDIIAPEIIGLDAQDQVAIDRKLIALDGTPNKGKLGANAILAVSMAVARAAAEALQVPLYKYLGGFNAKTLPVPMMNIINGGAHADNNVDVQEFMILPVGAPTFAEALRWGAEIFHALKSVLKDKGLNTAVGDEGGFAPNLGSNEEAITTILAAIERAGYKPGVDVFLGMDVASTEFYKDGKYVLEGEGKSFTSAEWVDFLAAWVEKYPIISIEDGCSEDDWEGWKLLTDKLGGKVQLVGDDLFVTNTERLSSGIEKGIGNSILVKVNQIGTLTETFDAIEMAKRAGYTAVISHRSGESEDSTIADIAVATNAGQIKTGAPSRTDRVAKYNQLLRIEDQLGSVAQYGGKSAFYNLKNLK
- the secG gene encoding preprotein translocase subunit SecG, encoding MELLFKVLLVIVSIAIILVVLLQQGKSAGLAGSISGGAEHLFGKQKARGLELVLQRVTIGLAAAFFILAVIVGYIV